A region from the Mycoplasmopsis bovigenitalium genome encodes:
- a CDS encoding IS1634 family transposase — protein MLFNVHGNKKGVLYKYVGWSNGFNKNPTRWFSLGNVEKLLEINENAIEIIKNKLKNFTRQDNPDKVKHALLHSIEKEKIQHTSICVGNELISEFIEKHNIFKQLKATRHKNMNEIFNFLVAKRIINPTSIYNSFNESDEYSTNIFSSKNSFYRLLDIVHENKDQLLFSINKLVESETKSKLDEIYFDSSTVYFESFSREGLRVPGYSKDAKFKEDQIVIGLACDKNGIPIYMKVFKGNTGDSRTMIPFILELETKFGIKNITIIADRGMSTNANIRFLEQRGHNFIISYRAKSGSQNFKNWILDREGYIGDSEFRYKETEYESNWKNTRFNGKLRRRIVTYSKTRAKKDREDRGILIDNFRKKQDKSGYVDSTKMLGTKKCKFFKQISKFKFELDFEKVTKDSEFDGIYVYETNISNISAEKIIEKYANQWKIETNFRALKSFLQIRPVYVRLDEHIIAHSILCFISLVLLKLITYKINKFYEDYGVIDHLSEQKLINILSKLRERVDINSKTKEIIKRQREDSKTIKDIWSEYDLIKKIVIKK, from the coding sequence ATGCTATTTAATGTTCATGGAAATAAAAAGGGCGTTTTATATAAATATGTTGGCTGGTCAAACGGATTCAATAAAAATCCAACAAGATGGTTTAGTTTAGGAAATGTAGAAAAACTACTTGAAATTAACGAAAACGCAATCGAGATAATAAAAAACAAACTTAAAAACTTCACTAGACAGGATAATCCAGATAAAGTTAAACATGCGCTTCTACACTCGATTGAAAAAGAAAAAATCCAACATACAAGTATTTGCGTTGGCAATGAATTAATAAGTGAATTTATTGAAAAACACAACATATTTAAACAATTAAAAGCCACAAGACATAAAAATATGAATGAAATATTTAATTTCTTAGTGGCGAAAAGAATTATTAATCCCACAAGTATATACAACTCATTTAATGAATCAGATGAATATTCAACAAATATCTTTTCTTCTAAGAATAGCTTTTATAGACTTTTAGACATTGTTCACGAAAACAAAGACCAATTGCTTTTTTCAATAAATAAATTAGTTGAATCGGAAACAAAAAGTAAATTAGATGAAATCTATTTTGATTCATCTACAGTGTATTTTGAAAGTTTTAGCCGCGAAGGACTTAGGGTTCCTGGGTATTCTAAAGATGCCAAATTCAAAGAAGATCAGATTGTGATTGGTCTTGCGTGCGACAAAAATGGTATTCCTATTTACATGAAAGTTTTCAAGGGAAATACAGGGGATTCAAGAACAATGATTCCATTTATATTAGAACTTGAAACTAAATTTGGCATAAAAAATATAACAATTATTGCTGATAGAGGGATGAGTACAAATGCAAATATCCGTTTTTTAGAACAAAGAGGACACAATTTTATAATCTCATATAGAGCAAAATCTGGTAGTCAGAATTTTAAAAATTGGATTTTAGATCGCGAAGGATACATTGGAGATTCTGAATTTAGATACAAAGAAACAGAATATGAATCTAATTGAAAAAATACAAGATTTAATGGTAAATTAAGAAGAAGAATTGTAACTTATTCAAAAACAAGAGCAAAAAAAGATAGAGAAGATCGCGGAATTTTGATTGATAATTTCCGTAAAAAACAAGACAAAAGCGGTTATGTTGATTCAACAAAAATGTTGGGTACAAAAAAATGCAAATTCTTTAAACAAATATCTAAGTTTAAATTTGAATTAGACTTTGAAAAAGTCACAAAAGATTCTGAATTTGATGGTATCTATGTTTATGAAACAAATATTTCAAATATTTCTGCTGAAAAAATCATTGAAAAGTACGCGAACCAATGAAAAATTGAAACAAATTTTAGAGCATTAAAAAGTTTTTTACAAATTAGACCGGTTTATGTGAGACTAGACGAACACATAATAGCACACTCAATATTATGTTTTATATCACTTGTTTTATTAAAACTTATTACTTATAAGATAAACAAGTTTTATGAGGATTATGGTGTAATTGACCATTTATCTGAACAAAAACTTATTAATATATTATCCAAACTAAGAGAAAGAGTTGATATCAACTCAAAAACAAAAGAAATCATTAAAAGACAAAGAGAAGATTCGAAAACAATAAAAGATATTTGAAGCGAATATGATCTTATTAAAAAAATTGTAATTAAAAAATAG